The following DNA comes from Amblyraja radiata isolate CabotCenter1 chromosome 30, sAmbRad1.1.pri, whole genome shotgun sequence.
GGGCAGGGCGACGGAGAGCAGCGTTGCAGGGAATGCGTCGCTGACCCGGCGGCTGCAGCAATCTTCTGCGATGCAGGtgtaggtgcaggtgcaggtgtgcTGCCCCGGGTCCGGCAGGTACAGCACGGCTCCGGGGAAGGTGGCGTTCCCCACGCCAGGATCCTGCGATCGCCGCTCCCACCGGTAGGTGACGGGGCAGCCGCTGACAGTGGAGCAGTCCAGCGTGAGATGCGACGAGTTGCGGCTGACCTCCACGGTCGGTGTGGACAtcggctctgcaaggcagcacaGTGTAAAGTCCAGCTAAACCGCAGGGAGTTCAAGCCCTTAGCccactaaaggtggcagcaccagcagatagggtggtaaagaaggcgtgtGGTGTGTTTGCCTTCAATATATAGGGGCATTGAACACAAGATGCAGGAAGTCATGTAGGAAGAtgtaggaagtcatgatgcagttgtatACGACTCTGGTTAAGCcccatatggagtattgtgtgtagttctggtctccCCATTACACGGGATATGTGGAGGGATTGGAGTAGGTGCAGAggtagtttaccagaatgctgcctggattagatggtttcagctacagggagaggttgggttgaTTTTGgatttggatgtggagaggatgtttccactcgtggaagAGTCCAGGGcgtgaggtcatagcctcagagttgAAGGACTTTCATTTAGGACGGAGACTAGGGGAAATCTCGTTaacaagagggtggtgaatctgtggaattctttgccacagaaggctgtggaggccatcagtggttatttttaagagatagatagattcttgattagtatgggtgtcagaggttatgaggagagggcaggagaatggggttgggagggagagatagatcaaccatgattgaatcattctactcctatcacttaaagacaataggtgcaggtgaaggccattcggccccacgagctagcaccaccattcaatgtgatcatggctgctcatccacaatcagtacccgttcctgccttctccccatatcccttgactccgctatctttaagagctctgtctaggtctctcttgaaagcatccagagaattggcctccaccgccatctgaggcggagaattccttcGTGGGGGAACCGCCGGGAACTAAGGGGGATCACAAATGGAATGTGTTAAAATGCTTTGTGTAAAATGGAATTATTTGTAACTCTGTCGGTGCCCTTtaggtggcaactctttgcataccatGGGTGTGAAACACAAagaacatgtggcaataaagtttcattcattcatggaGAGAAAGTGTTTAGAGTGCTGtgtgcaggcgggtgggactgggCCAGAATGCCAAGGGGGTCAGCATGGaccatgtgggccgaagggccagtctgGATACTGTCCAACTCTCCACGATGCTACTCACCGACCACTCGCAGCTCAAAGCGCTCCCGGTCACGGTTCCTCAGATCCCTCCCCAAGTAGTTTATCTGCACCTCGTACGTCCCCTGGTCACCCGGCCTCAGGGCCCGCAGCTCGATGAAGGCGTCCCGTCGGAAGTGGACCCTGTCCCTGTAGGATGGGCGGACCATGTACGGATACTCCGGGCTGTCAGACTTCCAGGCCAGGATTGCAAGATCGGGATGGATCCGCCCCATTGCCACCTCGAACCTCTCCTGGCTGTGATGTAGGACGGGGAACCTCACCGTTCCACCCACGGGGACGGTGGTGATGGAGCCCGCGGTGGCTGACGTTCCTACTCTGCACAGCGCCGCAGTGTGGAGGCCTGCAACACAACAAGGGCCGGGGATGGTACACAATCCAGCGGTGATGGGGgctgacttagaaacatagaaaataggtgcaggaataggccattcggcccttcgagcctgcaccgccattcaatatgatcatggatgatcatccctcagtatcctgtacctgccttctctccataccccctgatccttctagccacaagggtcacatctaactccctcttaaatatagccaatgaactggcctcaactaccttctgtggcagagttccagagattcaccactctctgcgtgaaaaatgttcttctcatcccgGTTCTAAAGGATGTCCCCTCTacccttaagctgtgatcccttgtcctggacttccccaacatcgggaacaatcttcctgcgtctagcctgtccaatcccttaagaatgttgtaaatttctataagatcccccctcaatctcataaattctagcgagtacagtctgagtctatccagtctttcttcataagaaagtcctgacatcccaggaatcagtcaggtgaaccttctctgcactccctctatggcaataatgtccttcctcagatttggagaccaaaactgtacgtaatactccaggtgtggtctcaccaaaccttgtacaactgcagcagaacctccctgctcctatactcaaatccttttgctatgaatgccaacatacaatttgctttctttattgcctgcatgcctactttcaatgactggtgtaccatgacacccaggtctcgttgcatctccccttttccaaatcggccaccatttagataatagtcagctttcttgtttttgccaccaaagtggataacctcacatttatccacattatactgcatctgccatgcatttgcccactcacccagcctatccaagtcaccttgcaacctcctagcatcctcttcacagctaacactgccccccagcttcgtgtcatccacaaacttggagatgttgcattcaattccctcgtccaaatcattaacatatagtgtaaatagctggggtcccagcactgagccttgcggtaccccactagtcactgcctgccattctgaaaaggacccgtttactccagatgacagatggcacaatgggctaagtgttcggctggcgaccggaaggaggccggttcgaatcccgcttggagtgcatactgtcgttgtgtccttgggcacacctttgcctgtgtgtgaatgtgtgtgagtgattggtggtggtcggaggggccgtaggcgcagaatggcagccacgcttccgtcagtctgccccagggcagctgtggctacagaagtagcttaccaccaccgagtgtgactgaggagtgaatgaataatgcgatttaAAGCGCCttcagtattagaaaggcgctatataaatcccatccattattattattactctttgctcctgtttgccagtcactgccagcctgtgccacgcgacagtaagagtaggaatggagcgaggtggaggataaatgcgtggctgaaagactggtgcagagggcagggattcaagtttctggataatTGGGAGTTCTTTTGGGGAAGTTGGGACctatacagaaaggatgggttgcacttgaacccgagggggaccaatatcctggcggggaaattcgcaaaggctactggggagactttaaactagaacggttggggcgagggactcaaatagagaaagctagtagacagaatgggaggcaagaAGCAGAAAatggaagcactcgggcacaagaggagaaagaaaaaaaaggaaataaacagagaagaagagacggggggtttcttaaatgtgcatattttaatgctaggagcattgtaagaaaggtggatgagcttggagtctggatagacacctggaagtatgatgttgtggcgatcagtgaaacatggttgcagaagggctgtgattggaaactaaatattccaggatttcgttgcttcaagtgtgatagaattggaggggcaagaggtggaggtgttgcattactagtcagggaagatattacagcagtgctttggcaggatagattggagggctcatctagggaggctatttgggtggaactgagaagtgggaaaggtgtagcaacacttataggggtgtattatagaccgccaaatggggaacgagaattggaagagcaaatatgtaaggagattgcagatattagtagtaagcacaaagtagtgattgtgggagatttcaactttccacacataaactgggaaacacattcggtaaatgggctggatggtttggagtttgtaaaatgtgtgcaggatagttttttgcagcaatacatagaggtacctactagaggaggggcagtgttggacctcctgttaggaaatgagacgggacaggtggcggaggtatgcgttggggagcacttcgggtccagtgatcacaataccattagtttcaatataattatggagagggtcagaactggacctagggttgaaatttttgattggagaaaggctaactttgatgagatgctaaatgatttaaaaggagtgaactgggacattttgttttatgggaaggatgtagaagataaatggaggacatttaaaggggaaattttaagagtacagaatctttatgttcctgttcggttgaaaggaaacagtaaaaagtggaaagagccctggttttaaagggaaattggacatcttgttcagaaaaagagtgagatctacaataattataggcagcatgaagtaaatgacatgcttgaggagtataaggaatgtaaaaagaatcttaagaaagaaattagaaaagctaaaagaagacatgaggttgctttggcaagtaaggtgaaagtaaatccaaagggtttctacagctatattaatagcaaaaggataacgagggataaatgtgatccattggagagacggagtggacagctatctgcagagccaaaagagatgggggagatattgaacaatttcttttcttcggtattcaccaaggagaaggatattgaataatgtaaggtaagggaaactagtagagtagctatggatactatgagtttcaaagtaaaagaagtactgacacttttgaaaaatataaaagtggataagtctccaggtcctgacaggatattcactAGGAcagtgagggaagttagtgtagagatagccggggctatgacagaaatatttcaaatgtcattagaaacgggaatagtccccgaggattggcgtactgcgcatgttgttccattgtttaaaaagggttctaagagtaaacctagcaattataggcctgttagttttgacttcagtggtgggcaaattaatggaaaagatacttagagataatatatataagcatctggataaacagggtctgattaggaacagtcaacatggatttgtgcctggaaggtcatgtttgactaatcttcttgaattttttgaagaggttactagggaaattgacgagggtaaagcagtggatgttgtctatatggactttagtaaggcctttgacaaggttcatcatggaaggttggttaagaaggttcaactgttgggtataaatgcaggaatagcaagatggattcaacagtggctgaatgggagaagccagagggtaatggtggatggctgtttgtcgggttggaggcaggtgactagtggggtgcctcagggatctgtgttgggtcctttgttgtttgtcatgtacatcaatgatctggatgaaggggtggtaaattggattagtaagtatgcaaatgataccaagatagggggtgttgtggataatgaagaggatttccaaagtctacagagtgatttaggccatttggaaaaatgggctgaaagatggcagatggagtttaatgctgataaatgtgaggtgctacaccttggcaggacaaatcaaaataggacgtacatggtaaatggtagggaattgaagaatacagttgaacagagggatctgggaataaccgtgcatagttccttgaaggtggaatctcatatagatagggtggtaaagaaagcttttggtatgctagcttttataaatcagagcattgagtatagaagctgggatgtaatgttaaaattgtacaaggcattggtgagaccaaatctggagtatggtgtacaattttggtcgcccaattataggaaggatgtcaaaaaaatagagagtacagaggagatttactagaatgttgcctgggtttcaacaactaagttacagagaaaggttgaataagttaggtctttattctctggagcgcagaaggttaaggggggcatgatagaggtctttaaaatgatgagagggatagacagagttgatgtggatcagcttttccctttgagaaaagggaagattcaaacaagaggacatgacttcagaattaagggacagaagttaaggggtaacatgagggggaacttctttactcagagagtggtagcggtgtggaatgagcttctagtggaagtggtggaggcaggttcgttggtatcatttaaaaataaattggataggcatatggatgcgaagggaatggagggttatggtatgagtgcaggcaggtgggactaagggaaaaaagttgtttggcactgacttgtagggccgagatggcctgtttccgtgctgtaattgttatatgattatatggttaattctctgtccacatcaatactgaacccctaataccgtgtgctttaagtttgtacactaatctcttatgtgggaccttgtcgaaagccttctgaaagtccagatataacacatccactcgttctcccctatccacactactagttacatcctcgaaaaattctataaaattcgtcacacatgatttacctttcgtaaatctatgctgactttgtccaatgatttgaccactttccaaatgtgctgctatcccatctttaataactgactctagcagtttccccactaccgatgttagactaactgtaattccccgttttctctcttcctccctttttaaaaagtggggttacattagctaccctccaatcctcaggaactactccagaatctagagttttgaaaaattatcactaatgcacccactatttctggagttacttccttaagtactctgggatgcagcctatctggccctggggatttatcggctaatccattcaatttacctaataccacatcccggctaacctggatttcactcagttcctccatctcatttgacccgcggtcccctgccatttccggcacattatttatgtcttccttggtgaagacggaaccaaagtaggtatccaattggtccgccatgtccttgttccccatgatcaattcacctgtttctgactgcaagggacctacatttgtttttattaatctctttctcttcaaatatctataaaaacttttgcgtcagtttttatgttccctgacagttttctttcataacctattttcccttccctaattaagccatttgtccgcctctgctggtctctgaatttctcccagtcctctggtaggctgcattttctggctaatttgtacgcttcatcttttgctttgatactatccctgatttcccttattatccacggatgtactaccttccctgatttattcttttgccaaactgggatgaacatttgTTGTAGTTCatacatgcagtctttaaatgccttccattgcatatccaccgtcaaccctttaagaattaattgccagtcaatcttggccaattcacgtctcataccctcaaagttacctttctttaagttcagaaccattgtttctgaattaacaatgtcactctccatactaatgaagaactcacccatattatggtcgctcttgtccacggggccacgcacaacaagactgctaactaacccttcctcattactcagtacccagtctagaatagcctgctctctcattggttcctctacatgttggtttagaaaactatcccgcatacattccaagaaatcctcttcctcacaacccctgccaatttgattcacccaatctctatgtagattgaagtcacccattataactattttacctttgttgcacgcatttctaatttcctgtttgatgccatccccaactttgctactactgctaggtggcctttacacaactcccactagcgttttctgccccttagtgtttcgcagcactacccatatcgattccacatcccccaagctaatgtccttcctttcaattgcgttaatctcctctctaaccagcaacgctaccccacctccttttcctttctgtcgatccctcctgaatattgaatatccctggatgatcagctcccagccttggtcaccctggagccatgtctccatgatccagactatgtcataatcattaatagctatctgcacattcaactcatccaccttattacgaattctccttgcattaagacacaaagccttcaggcttgtttttacaacactcttaccccttacacAATTATGTTGAAGTGCCCCTTTTtgattttgccctggatttgtctgcctgcctgatttttgccctggatttgtctgggtgctacccttctctgcctcctgcctcacacactgtccactagctttctctatttgagtccctccccccaaccgttctagtttaaagtctccgcagtagcctttgtaaatctccccgccaggatattggtccccctcgtgttcaagtgcaacccatcctttttgtacaggtcgcaccttccacaaaagaggtcccaatgatccagaaacttgaatccctgccctctgcaccagttcttcaaccacgcatttatcctccacctcgctccatttctACTcttactgtcgcgtggcacaggcagtaatcccgagattgttacctttgcggtccttctctttaactctcctcctaactccctaaattctcctttcaggacctctactCTTTTtcgacctatgtcattggtacctatacgtaccacgacctcgggctccatcATGCAGAGCAGACAAGGCACCGTGCAACACTCGGCTTGtaaacgctagaattcagaagattgaggggggttcttatagaaacttagaaaattcttaaggggttggacaggctagatgcaggaagattattcccgatgttggggaagtccagaaccaggggtctaagtttaaggataagtgggaagtcttttacgaccgagatgagaaaatcattttttacacaggtgaatctgtggaattctctgccacagaaagtagttgaggccagttcattggctatatttaagagggagttagatgtggcccttgtggctaaagggatcagggggtatggagagaaggcagggatgggatacggagttggatgaacagccatgatcatatcgaatggcggtgcaagctcgaagggccggatggcctactcctgcacctattttctatgtttctatgataggcaaCATGTAGTGGCCGCACCAGTGTGGACCTCTGGTCACCGTGCTATAGGAAGGTGCAGTGGAGGTTCACCAGCACATTGCATGTgacaggtacagcacagaaacaggcccttcagcccatctcaccTCTGCCAACCAAAGTGTCTACACAAACTCATCCCATCTGCCTACATCTGGCCCATATGGAAAAATGTtcgccatgtt
Coding sequences within:
- the LOC116990036 gene encoding hepatocyte cell adhesion molecule-like codes for the protein MRRSIWKAGCLLRLLAGLHTAALCRVGTSATAGSITTVPVGGTVRFPVLHHSQERFEVAMGRIHPDLAILAWKSDSPEYPYMVRPSYRDRVHFRRDAFIELRALRPGDQGTYEVQINYLGRDLRNRDRERFELRVVEPMSTPTVEVSRNSSHLTLDCSTVSGCPVTYRWERRSQDPGVGNATFPGAVLYLPDPGQHTCTCTYTCIAEDCCSRRVSDAFPATLLSVALPGGSKSRWAIVLSVFLLAAILLAVILLAVACWETGHRNSAETAVSVLTFTPSDNGD